Within the Hypericibacter adhaerens genome, the region CCGCCCAGCCTTGGGCGACCATCCAGGCATTCAGATCCTCGGAGCCGAGATAGCAGACCGTGACCGTCCGGCCGTAACGGTCGGTGTCCCTCGGCTGGCAGGAAACAGGGCTCGAGCCGACATGATCGGCCAGGGCGAGCGCGGCCTTTTGACTGCAGCGATAGTCTTTCCCTTGCGCGTCCCTGCACAACTGCCGGCTCTCCGGCGCGTCGATGCCGAAGAGTCTGACACGAGTTCCGTGTATTTCGATCGTATCGCCGTCGATGACGGAGGGGCGGCCTTGCAGATCAGCGGACTGCGCTGGCACGGCAACCAGCAGAAAGGCGATGATGAGCACGCACACTTGGTTCGACCACATGACCTGCTGGCTCAACTGCTTCCGGCGATCCTCGAGCCACATGTCATGGGTGCCGATCGCAG harbors:
- a CDS encoding thermonuclease family protein — its product is MSQQVMWSNQVCVLIIAFLLVAVPAQSADLQGRPSVIDGDTIEIHGTRVRLFGIDAPESRQLCRDAQGKDYRCSQKAALALADHVGSSPVSCQPRDTDRYGRTVTVCYLGSEDLNAWMVAQGWAVAYRQYSTDYVPQEEAAHAAKLGIWIGTFLARSSFS